From Microplitis mediator isolate UGA2020A chromosome 11, iyMicMedi2.1, whole genome shotgun sequence, one genomic window encodes:
- the LOC130677702 gene encoding zinc finger protein GLI1-like, with amino-acid sequence MIVYVPGRMPNQVNQYGAARYPGLLASPGYYSPVSSYYHHQQANTQGYQPTSPFYQVDLPSWPYRMLAEDELNASPTGTTNLGTSPTSLVLAGPASPAHSDSDASNSSLELGSVRRGENAQLKCRWLNCGRWFASLEQLAGHVGRLHSAPGVRGLFYCGWEGCPRGERGFNARYKMLVHVRTHTNEKPHHCFQCDKSFSRAENLKIHARSHTGERPYACPVEGCKKAYSNSSDRFKHTRTHSVDKPYCCKVPGCPKRYTDPSSLRKHVKTYRHYVNNNNKQQKHFGDEKLPSYDVTPEKISSESDKKNSSLESTSSSPSQGTNSFEEQRKLVEWKNTYNLHLQELPMKPAPSEDSQVTPPKNFEVISTYPRIFDEFRTPERLQCPSYASPLTFRDSSPCQELMGHKTSLPRMMQSTPIKEEEGLKAATVDYRNIESIVNTPAKKEPIRHSVIKRVEKMDVDMPESAKKDECCCRHKCCVHSEHLLEKTKILSDLIMKTQNPIFRQLLGQVDLKYELQSMWSNLGLRDEREAQIDAKGEEAQELPLDLTVNK; translated from the exons atgatTGTTTACGTGCCGGGTAGAATGCCAAATCAAGTAAATCAGTACGGAGCGGCTCGATATCCGGGTTTGCTAGCGTCGCCTGGTTACTACAGCCCAGTATCCAGCTACTATCATCATCAGCAGGCAAATACCCAGGGCTATCAACCAACGAGTCCGTTTTACCAAGTGGATTTGCCCAGCTGGCCGTACAGAATGCTCGCGGAAGATGAATTGAATGCGTCACCAACTGGTACCACCAATTTGGGAACCTCACCAACGAGCCTAGTCTTAGCTGGACCTGCTAGTCCAGCTCACAGTGATTCAGATGCATCCAATTCTAGTTTGGAGCTCGGCTCAGTAAGACGGGGCGAGAATGCTCAACTTAAATGCAG atGGTTGAATTGCGGAAGATGGTTCGCATCATTGGAACAGTTGGCGGGACATGTGGGAAGATTACATTCAGCACCTGGAGTACGAGGATTGTTTTATTGTGGTTGGGAAGGATGTCCACGGGGTGAAAGAGGATTCAATGCtag GTACAAAATGCTGGTTCATGTACGAACACACACAAACGAGAAACCACACCATTGTTTCCAGTGTGACAAGAGTTTTAGCCGAGCAGAAAACCTAAAAATCCATGCCCGATCTCATACAGGCGAGCGACCTTACGCCTGCCCCGTCGAGGGCTGTAAGAAGGCCTACTCCAACTCATCAGACCGGTTCaaacacacacgcacgcactcCGTAGACAAGCCTTACTGCTGCAAGGTTCCGGGATGCCCGAAAAGGTACACGGACCCTTCGTCATTACGCAAGCACGTCAAAACCTATAGGCACTAcgtcaacaacaacaacaagcAGCAGAAGCATTTCGGTGACGAAAAGCTTCCAAGCTACGACGTCACGCCTGAAAAGATCTCCAGCGAGTCTGATAAGAAGAACTCGAGTCTAGAAAGCACATCCTCGAGCCCTAGTCAGGGGACCAACAGCTTCGAGGAGCAGCGCAAGTTAGTCGAGTGGAAAAATACCTACAACCTTCATTTACAAGAGCTTCCAATGAAACCTGCGCCCAGTGAGGACTCACAAGTGACCCCGCCCAAGAACTTCGAGGTTATCAGCACGTACCCTCGGATCTTTGACGAATTCCGCACGCCCGAGCGGCTCCAGTGTCCCAGCTACGCCAGTCCCCTGACATTCCGGGACTCTTCACCCTGCCAGGAACTGATGGGACACAAGACCTCGCTGCCACGTATGATGCAGTCAACGCCCATAAAAGAGGAAGAGGGACTCAAGGCCGCGACCGTCGATTACCGGAATATCGAGTCTATAGTCAACACACCGGCAAAGAAGGAACCAATCCGGCATTCTGTGATCAAGAGGGTCGAGAAAATGGACGTCGACATGCCCGAAAGCGCCAAAAAGGACGAGTGCTGCTGTCGTCACAAGTGCTGCGTCCACAGCGAGCATTTGCTAGAGAAGACCAAAATCCTCTCGGACCTCATCATGAAGACGCAGAACCCGATCTTCAGGCAGCTTCTGGGCCAGGTCGATTTGAAGTACGAGCTACAAAGCATGTGGAGCAATTTGGGACTCAGGGATGAAAGGGAGGCCCAAATAGACGCCAAGGGAGAGGAAGCGCAAGAGCTTCCGCTTGATTTGACTGTTAATAAGTGA